One genomic window of Hymenobacter sp. J193 includes the following:
- the murI gene encoding glutamate racemase, with protein MGKAASFPLAARPIGVFDSGIGGLTVARAVSRVLPQERLIYFGDTAHLPYGDKSTAAIQAYSVKICDLLLKQQCKVILIACNSASAAAYELVKEYVGSKARVLNVIDPIVAHVGQAYAGRTVGLIGTKQTVNSNVYRKKIDELDVGVELRSLATPLLAPMIEEGFFNNSISGNIIDSYLSSPVLQGIEALVLACTHYPLIKQQITDYYKGGVAVLDASDVVAQHVQQYLLAQELAAPAAGPAPAHHFYVSDFTRSFEESTRIFFGQEVHLEHYPLWE; from the coding sequence ATGGGAAAAGCAGCTTCTTTCCCCCTTGCGGCCCGACCGATTGGGGTGTTCGACAGCGGTATTGGGGGCCTGACGGTGGCGCGGGCAGTGAGCAGGGTATTACCGCAGGAGCGGCTGATCTATTTCGGTGACACCGCTCACCTGCCCTACGGCGACAAAAGCACGGCTGCTATTCAGGCCTACTCCGTGAAGATCTGCGACCTGCTGCTGAAGCAGCAGTGCAAGGTGATTCTGATTGCCTGCAACTCGGCTTCGGCAGCTGCCTACGAGCTGGTGAAGGAGTACGTGGGCTCCAAGGCCCGGGTACTGAACGTCATCGACCCGATTGTGGCGCACGTAGGGCAGGCCTATGCCGGCCGCACCGTGGGGCTTATCGGCACCAAGCAGACTGTGAACAGCAATGTGTACCGCAAAAAGATAGATGAGCTGGATGTCGGCGTAGAGCTGCGGAGCCTGGCTACCCCGTTGCTGGCCCCAATGATAGAGGAAGGCTTCTTCAACAACTCTATCTCGGGCAACATCATCGACTCCTACCTGTCCAGCCCGGTGCTGCAGGGCATAGAGGCGCTGGTGCTGGCCTGCACGCACTACCCGCTCATCAAGCAGCAGATTACGGACTACTATAAGGGGGGCGTGGCAGTGCTGGATGCTTCCGATGTGGTAGCGCAGCACGTACAGCAGTACCTGCTGGCACAGGAGCTGGCCGCCCCGGCTGCCGGACCTGCACCAGCTCACCACTTCTACGTGTCCGATTTCACCCGCTCATTCGAGGAAAGCACTCGGATCTTCTTTGGG
- a CDS encoding ABC-F family ATP-binding cassette domain-containing protein, which translates to MNLLSAENLSKNYADRWLFRDLNFGLQQGQRVAFVGINGTGKTTLMRILAGLEQPDTGLVSTRKGIRVTYLGQNPEFNESLTVEETIFASQNDTLRAIQEYEHVVNDPDHKSDDLQRVLERMDSLNAWDYEAQVQQILSRLGILGELLTRNVSQLSGGQRKRVALARVLIEEPDVLLLDEPTNHLDLATIEWLENRLSSPSLTLLMVTHDRYFLDSVANEIVELDKGQVYRYQGNYAYFVEKKADREMRESVEVEKARQLFKKELDWMRRMPQARGTKQKARIDAFYVTKEKASTNLSKQQVELSVKTTRQGGKIIEASHLNKKFGDNVVLDDFSYVFKKKDRIGLVGPNGAGKSTLLNMLTGKLQPDSGTIEVGQTTVFGYYTQTELEFDPSQRVIDIVKEVAEVVELANGDVLTASQFLSLFLFPPAQQYTLVSKLSGGEKRRLQLLRVLIKNPNFLILDEPTNDLDLGTLNILEDFLLHFGGCLLIVSHDRYFLDQLAEHLFVLEPGGAVLNFPGNYTDYREYLAERETEATQEAAEKEAKAARAAAKVAEAAPTPAPAPKPAEAPKRKASFAEKKEYETLEKEMGQLETRKQELIGKLNSGAGSHQELADWAAELKRTETALDDKGMRWLELAELV; encoded by the coding sequence ATGAATCTGCTTTCCGCTGAGAACCTTTCGAAGAATTACGCCGACCGGTGGCTTTTCCGGGACCTGAATTTTGGGCTGCAACAAGGCCAGCGCGTGGCCTTTGTGGGCATCAACGGCACCGGCAAAACCACGCTGATGCGCATTCTGGCCGGGCTGGAGCAGCCCGATACCGGCCTGGTAAGCACGCGCAAGGGCATCCGGGTAACGTACCTGGGCCAGAACCCGGAGTTCAATGAAAGCCTGACGGTGGAGGAAACCATCTTCGCCAGTCAGAACGATACACTGCGCGCCATCCAGGAGTACGAGCACGTGGTAAACGACCCCGACCACAAGTCCGATGACCTGCAGCGGGTGCTGGAGCGCATGGATTCGCTGAATGCCTGGGACTACGAGGCGCAGGTGCAGCAGATCCTGAGCCGGCTGGGCATCCTGGGCGAGCTGCTGACGCGCAACGTAAGCCAGCTTTCGGGCGGGCAGCGCAAGCGCGTGGCTTTGGCCCGCGTACTTATTGAGGAGCCCGACGTGCTGCTGCTCGATGAACCCACCAACCACCTGGATCTGGCTACCATTGAGTGGCTGGAAAACCGCCTTTCCTCCCCCAGCCTTACGCTGCTGATGGTAACCCACGACCGGTATTTTCTGGATAGCGTGGCCAACGAAATTGTGGAGCTCGACAAGGGCCAGGTGTACCGCTACCAGGGCAACTATGCCTACTTCGTGGAGAAGAAGGCCGACCGCGAAATGCGCGAATCGGTGGAAGTGGAGAAGGCCCGACAGCTGTTCAAGAAGGAGCTGGACTGGATGCGCCGCATGCCCCAGGCCCGGGGCACCAAGCAGAAGGCCCGCATCGATGCCTTCTACGTGACCAAGGAGAAGGCCAGCACCAACCTGAGCAAGCAGCAGGTGGAGCTGAGCGTGAAAACCACCCGCCAGGGCGGCAAAATCATTGAAGCCAGCCACCTCAACAAGAAGTTTGGCGACAACGTGGTGCTCGACGATTTCAGCTATGTGTTCAAGAAGAAGGACCGGATTGGCCTCGTGGGACCCAACGGCGCCGGCAAGTCCACCCTGCTGAATATGCTCACGGGCAAGCTCCAGCCCGATTCCGGCACCATCGAGGTCGGCCAGACCACCGTGTTCGGCTACTACACCCAGACGGAGCTGGAATTCGACCCTTCGCAGCGTGTCATCGACATTGTAAAGGAAGTAGCCGAAGTGGTGGAGCTGGCCAACGGCGACGTGCTGACGGCCAGCCAGTTTCTGAGCTTGTTTCTGTTTCCGCCGGCCCAGCAGTATACACTGGTAAGCAAGCTGAGCGGAGGCGAAAAGCGCCGCCTGCAGCTGCTGCGGGTGCTCATCAAAAACCCCAACTTCCTGATTCTTGACGAGCCCACCAATGACCTGGACCTAGGCACGCTTAACATTCTGGAAGACTTCCTGCTGCACTTCGGCGGCTGTCTGCTCATCGTGAGCCACGACCGGTACTTCCTCGATCAGCTGGCCGAGCACCTGTTTGTGCTGGAGCCCGGCGGGGCCGTGCTTAACTTCCCCGGCAACTACACCGATTACCGTGAGTACCTGGCCGAGCGCGAAACCGAAGCAACCCAGGAAGCCGCCGAAAAGGAAGCCAAAGCCGCCCGCGCTGCCGCCAAAGTAGCCGAGGCCGCCCCAACGCCGGCCCCCGCGCCCAAGCCCGCCGAGGCGCCCAAGCGCAAAGCTTCCTTCGCGGAGAAAAAGGAATACGAAACCCTGGAAAAGGAAATGGGCCAGCTCGAAACCCGCAAGCAGGAGCTCATCGGCAAGCTTAACTCCGGCGCCGGCTCCCACCAGGAGCTGGCTGACTGGGCCGCCGAGCTGAAGCGCACCGAAACCGCCCTCGACGACAAAGGCATGCGCTGGCTGGAGCTGGCCGAGCTGGTGTAG